Sequence from the Ruminococcaceae bacterium KH2T8 genome:
GAAGATGGAATACGACATGCGTGCGGAGATATTCTCGCACTATCAGAAGCTGTCTTTTTCCTTCTTCGACGATCAGAAGGTAGGTCAGCTCATGAGCAGGATCACGAGCGATCTTTTTGAGATCACCGAGCTCCTGCATCACGGTCCCGAGAATATCGTCATATCGCTTATAAAGATCGCGGGTGCTTTCGTGATACTTGCGGGTATCAGCGGCTATCTTTCCATCGCCGCCTTTATCATGCTGCCGTTCATGTTCGCGTTCGCTTATATCCTCAATAAGAGGATGAGAAGAGCATTCAGGCAGAACAGGGTAAAGATCGCCGAGATCAATACTCAGATCGAAGATAATCTGTCTGGTATCAGGGTAGTTAAATCCTTCGCGAACGAAGATATCGAGAGGGAGAAGTTCAAGGTTGGAAATGACGGATTCCTCGCGGCGAAGAGAGCGAGCTATCTCAACATGGGAGTATTCCATTCGGGCATGACCGCTTTTACGCTCCTTATCAACATCATCGTCATCGTGTCAGGCGGTGTTCTCATGACCAAGGGCCTCGTAGCCGTTCCCGACTTCGTGGCATTTCTTCTTTACATAAATATCTTTACCGAACCCGTAAGGACGCTCGTCGATTTTACCGAGCAGTTCCAGAACGGATATACGGGATTTGAGAGGTTCGTCGAGATGATCAGCATAGAGCCTGATATCGAAGACAAAGAAGATGCGGTCGAGCTTACCGACGTCAAAGGTGATATCGAATTCAGCGATGTTTCATTTAAGTATAAGGACGGTGCTCACAGAGTCTTGCGCCACATAAACCTCAATGTTCCCGCAGGATCCTATGTCGCTCTCGTCGGATCCTCAGGCGGCGGAAAGACTACGCTCTGCAGCCTGATCCCGAGGTTTTACGATGTTACGAACGGATCGATAAAGATCGACGGCAAGGACATAAGGGACGTAACATTAAAGAGCCTTCGCGACAATATCGGTATAGTCCAGCAGGATGTATATCTCTTTGCGGGAACAGTCATCGATAACATAAGTTACGGTCGTCCCGGAGCGACTCGTGAAGAGATAATCGAAGCGGCAAAGCTCGCCAATGCTCATGACTTTATAATGGGGCTTCCCGAAGGATACGATACGGATATCGGACAGCGAGGCGTCAAGCTCTCCGGAGGCCAGAAACAGCGTATCTCGATCGCAAGAGTATTCCTTAAAAATCCTCCGATACTCATCTTCGATGAGGCTACGAGCGCACTTGATAACGAAAGTGAGAATATCGTAAAGGAATCGCTCGAGAGGCTCGCCAAGGACAGGACGACGCTCGTTATCGCACACCGTCTGTCGACCATCCGAAATGCGGAGCGCATACTCGTTCTTACGGAGAAGGGAATAGAGGAGAGCGGTACGCACGAAGAGCTCATGGCAAAGCAGGGAATATACGCGGCACTTTATAAGTGGAACGAATGACAGATAACAAACGGGATGCCTCTTTTATGAGACATCCCGTTCTTATTTTGTATCAGTTTTCAGTTGTTTCGACTGCGGGCTTGGCATCGCTTATCTTTTTCTTTCTAGTATGCTTTTCCCAATGGGCCCAGAGGTCATTTCTTTCGCCCTTGCCTCTGTTCATCAGGATGATCACTATGATCGCGATCGCCATCAAGATGTCAGTACCCCAGGCGCCTTCTACACCGAATCCCGTATCGTAGAAGAATCCGTTGGATGCCTCATCGAGCTTAAAGATAGAACATGCCGAAGGGATACCGCTGTTTAAGAGTCCGAAGGTGATATTCTGCGTGAAGTTCCAAGCCGAGTGAGCGGCTGCGACCACCCAGAAATTATCGTAGTAGTAGATGATGAGCGAGAAGAAGAGACCGACCTCAAAGAGCTGGAAGAGACATGCGATATTTACTCCGTTGTTGCTCAAGTGGAATGACATAAAGAGCAGCGAGTTACCGATGATCGCTACGAGAGGATTGTTGTATCTTCTTCTGAGCTTCTGATAGACATAGCAACGTAATGCGAGCTCTTCGGCGCCTGACTGTATCGGAATGAAGATAAGAAATCCGATCAGAGGAAGGATCTTAAATCCGCTATAGGAGAGCTTGATGTTTCCCATGAGGAAAGCTCCGAGGATGGCGGTACCGTTTAATACGAATCCGATAAGAGCTCCTGCGAGGATCCCGAGTAAGATCTTTTTCTTGTTGTCGGGAAGCACGACCTTGATCAGGGGGCGGTTGTTCTTAAAGATGAGGAATACTGCGATCGCCAGTACCCAGATACCGGTGAAATCGGTGTAGCTTGCCATCTGATCGAGCGTGTCCTGATCCGATGTAAAGAGCTTACATATGTAATAAAACCTCGGAAGATATGCGATAAGCATTCCGCAAAGTGTAAAGAGGAAACCGAGAAGACATGCGATCGGAAAGATATCCGTCCAAGTCCTGGGTGTCCTTAGGATCTTTTGTTTTAATGAACCCATGATCTGTACTCCTTATTCGACATTTGAAGATATGCGCTCAAATATATCAAATGGAAACTTTAAGGTCAATAAGAAGTATCCCCCGATACCAAAAAGATATCAGGGGAATTACGTCGATCATTCTGCAAATGTGTATTCGTATCTTAAGTTATTACTCAGCTGCTGTTTCTGTTGCTTTTGCTACCGATTCTTTCGTATCCTTTTTCTTGGCCCAGGGATCTACCCAGTCTGCCCAAATATCATTTGCTTCCTTATTCCTGCGAACAAAGATCAGTACTCCGATCACTATGCAAATAACGAGTACCGCACCCCAAGATCCTTCTACACCGAATCCCGTGTCGAAGAAGAAGTCATCAGAAGCCGCATCGATCTTCCAGATCGAATACTTTGATACTATTCCGCTGTTGGGAAGTCCGTAGATTATATTCTGCGTAAAGTTCCATGCCGTATGCATAGCGATCGACAACCAGAGGTTATCGAAATAGAAGACTATGAGTGCAAAGAGTATTCCCCACAGGAAGAGCTCGGCAAGGCTCGGGATGTTGATGTTGTCATTTCCGAGGTGAAGGAACAGGAAGAAGAGTGCATTACCTACGATGGCAACTGCAGGGTTCTTGTATCTTCTTCTGAGCTTCTGATAAATAAAGAGTCTGTCGAGGATCTCCTCTGCGCCGGACTGGATCATGATGAAGATCAAGAATCCGACAAGAGGCTTTACCTCAATACCGTAATAAGCGAGTTTTAAGTCACCCATGAGGATAGTTGCAACGACATTGATCGAATTAAGGAGGAAACCTGCGATAAGACCGATACCGATGCCTTTGAAAATCTTACTCTTCTTCTCAGGCCAGAGCTGCCTGATCATGGGACGGTTGCCCTTAAATATCAGGATAACGAATATGAATGCGACCCATATACCGAAGAATGACGCATATGTACCCATGAATGTTATTACGTCCTCATCTGCAGAGAACAGTTTTCCCCAGTATTCGCAGCCGAGCAATATCGAGATCACGACACCTATAGACATCCAGATATATGCCAGCAGATAAGTCAGCAGTATATTATCCGTCCATGTCCTGTTATCTCTCAGGATCGTCTTTTTCAAACTTTCCATTTATATATCCCTTTCTTTTTAATATTTCTTCTTCAGTACCTTTGCGAATTCTGCTCCCCAGTCGGGATCTCCGCCTGCAAATCCGGAGATCTCCTTGGTAGCCTTGCAGATAGCCAGACATTCTTCTGACATCATCTTCTGTATCTCGACTTCGGAGTAGGGCAGTCCGCCTGATATGATCAGTATCCCGAGTCCCATCAGATGGATCCACAGATGTTCGTAAAAGCACCTTGCCTCATGTTCGGTCATGTCCATTGAACTGATGACGGATCGCTTTATCTTCTCGAAAGTATGCTCGAACACGGCACGCGAACCGATAAGCGATGAACTGCCGCGCTTATCTGTATCCGGGAATGTGAGCATCTTAAAGAGCTCAGGTTCTTCGTATATGAATCTCAGTGTCTGATATCCGAATGCCTGCAGAGGTCTTTGTGCCGTCTGAATGTCATTCGTGTATGATCCGTAGATCTCCATGGCTTTATTGAACAGATCGGTCTTGAGCTCATCCATGCCTTCGTAGTAGGTAAATACCGGGCGTGAAGACACATCCAGTGCTTTACCTACTTCTCGGGCAGTGACCTTTTCGATCCCTTTTTCCCTGACTATGTTGAGGGCAGCATCAATGATCTGTTCCTTTGTTACTTTTGCTCTTGGCGGCATATCTTATCCCTTATTGCAACAATCGTTGCGCAACGCATGTTGCGTATTGTCGGTAATATACCAATAAACTAACGAAAGGTCAATCTATCACCGGAAACCCGTATGATCTTTCCGATTGCCCGGATCCTTTCCCGCGGCTATAATTACTATAGTATGGATATCTCGGATAAGATCATATATCTTCGAAAGAAAAGGAAGCTTTCGCAATCACAGCTCGCCGGAAAGATCGGCGTGAGCACTAAGCTCGTAGCTGATTGGGAAAAGGCTGCCGTGCGCCCTGATACCGAGTGCATAAGGCGCCTCAGCAAGGAGTTCGAGATATCACGAGCGGATCTTATGAACGACGATGTGGATCTTAAGAATAATCCTCTCAAGGAATTCATAAAGACATTAAACTTTGTAGCATTGAAGAAGAATAAAGAGATGCTCATCACGGCGATAGCATTCCTCGTTGTCGCTTTCATATTTGTACTTACCGCGATCGGACTTAAGAGCATCCTTTATTCCGTATTCGCGATGATATGTGCGTTTTTTGCGATAGTCGCGTTTGTACTTAGAGAGAAAAACAAGAAGTAAGAAATAACCCATTCCCCCGGCTCCGGTCCTCGTCGCTTACGCGCCTGCGGAGGTCGCCTCGAAATGGGTTATTTCTTTGTGTTTATCTCAGATCAATCTAAAAGATACACCCCTCTTTGAGGCTTCTTCCGCACAAGCGAAGCGCGGAGGACTGAGCCGATAAGAGGGGTTGTTTCTTTGTTGTGTCTTTACTTAGTCGGCCTTGTATGTGAACTCCGTGAAGTTTACATATGTATCGGAATCCTTGCCGTTAGCGGAAGCATATACACCGATGCAGCATCCTACGAAGCCGCCGGCTACCTCAGTTGAGAGGTTAGCTACGGATGCGGTACCGAGATCCTTGCCGTCGCAGATGACCTTTGTCTCGAGACCGTCAACGACAACGGAAACGTTAACTGTTCCGCTTGCTGCCGTAGAACCGATGACCTCGTCCTTGCCGTCCTGCATGAGGATCATCTTGCATTCGCCATCGATGACTTCAGCACGGAGATTATAAAGGTTGTTCTGCATGAGAACGAGACCTGCGCTCTCGCCTGCCTTGAGTACGGAAGCATCAAAGGTAGCTGTCGATGTGAAGTGATGGTGCTGCTGCCTGATAGAGATATAGGAGGGACTTGCCACAGCCTTGATATCGTCCTTACCTGCCTTGAGCTTCAAGCCTTCACCGTCGAGCTTATACATATCGTCGGGATAGTTACGAAGGAAGAGGAATTCGTCTCCGAGCTCCTTCATGGCTGCGAACTTGTAGTCCTTATCCGTACCGGGGATAGTATTCTTGTGACCTGTCCTGCATGTATAGGACGTAGGATCCTTCTCGGGATCCCATGCGGGAAGATCGATCTCAACCTTTTCGGTGAGCATACCTACGCCGGGATTGACTACGGGCCACTCGTCCTCCCAGATGAACTTAGCGAGGAATGTCTCACGTCCCATTGTTGTATAACGGTTAAGAGGTCTTACTGCGAGCATTGTCATAAACCACTCGCCGTTAGGTGTTTTGATGATATCTCCGTGACCTACATACTTGATGGGGTAGTCCTTACCGAGATGTCTGTGTGTAAGGATGGGGTTCTTGGGATTGCCGACATAAGGTCCCCAGATCTCCTTGCTGCGGCAGATCATGACGGAATGCTCGGGGCCTGTGCCGCCTTCTGCGTGCATGATGTAGTAGTAGCCGTTCTCCTTGTAGATATGAGGTCCTTCGGGCCAGATGCAGCCCTTGAGAGCGCCGTTCCATACATCCTTCTTCTCGCCCTTGAGGCACCAGTTCTCGAGGTCTACCTCAGCGATATAGATATACCAGTCACCGTTATACTTTGCTCCTCCGTCGGGATTCTCGTGAGTACCGATGTAGTAGCACTTTCCGTCATCGTCGAAGAAGAGGGAAGGGTCGATACCGTCCGCCTCCTTGAGGTAGTGAGGCTCGGACCAGGGTCCTTCGGGACTTGTCGCAGTAACGATGAAGTTGCCGCCGTGAGTTACGTTAGTGCAGATAACATAGAAAACGCCGTTATAGTAACGGATCGTGGGAGCAAAGAGTCCCTGGGAATGATCAGCGCCTTCGAGAGGGAGCTGAGAGTGTCTGTCGAGCACGTTTCCGATCTGCTCCCAGTGCACGAGGTCCTTACTGTGCATCACGGACAGTCCGGGGAAATAAGCGAAAGTGGAATTACAGAGGTAATAATCCTCACCGACCGCACAGATAGACGGGTCGGGATA
This genomic interval carries:
- a CDS encoding Helix-turn-helix; its protein translation is MIFPIARILSRGYNYYSMDISDKIIYLRKKRKLSQSQLAGKIGVSTKLVADWEKAAVRPDTECIRRLSKEFEISRADLMNDDVDLKNNPLKEFIKTLNFVALKKNKEMLITAIAFLVVAFIFVLTAIGLKSILYSVFAMICAFFAIVAFVLREKNKK
- a CDS encoding ATP-binding cassette, subfamily B gives rise to the protein MKNNLKRMLSYYKPYLGTFFLDMFFAIVSSVIALVIPLAVRTITAEIPNMTPESGLHKIYAIGALLIALVIIQFIANYYISYVGHVMGAKMEYDMRAEIFSHYQKLSFSFFDDQKVGQLMSRITSDLFEITELLHHGPENIVISLIKIAGAFVILAGISGYLSIAAFIMLPFMFAFAYILNKRMRRAFRQNRVKIAEINTQIEDNLSGIRVVKSFANEDIEREKFKVGNDGFLAAKRASYLNMGVFHSGMTAFTLLINIIVIVSGGVLMTKGLVAVPDFVAFLLYINIFTEPVRTLVDFTEQFQNGYTGFERFVEMISIEPDIEDKEDAVELTDVKGDIEFSDVSFKYKDGAHRVLRHINLNVPAGSYVALVGSSGGGKTTLCSLIPRFYDVTNGSIKIDGKDIRDVTLKSLRDNIGIVQQDVYLFAGTVIDNISYGRPGATREEIIEAAKLANAHDFIMGLPEGYDTDIGQRGVKLSGGQKQRISIARVFLKNPPILIFDEATSALDNESENIVKESLERLAKDRTTLVIAHRLSTIRNAERILVLTEKGIEESGTHEELMAKQGIYAALYKWNE
- a CDS encoding Membrane protease YdiL, CAAX protease family, which gives rise to MGSLKQKILRTPRTWTDIFPIACLLGFLFTLCGMLIAYLPRFYYICKLFTSDQDTLDQMASYTDFTGIWVLAIAVFLIFKNNRPLIKVVLPDNKKKILLGILAGALIGFVLNGTAILGAFLMGNIKLSYSGFKILPLIGFLIFIPIQSGAEELALRCYVYQKLRRRYNNPLVAIIGNSLLFMSFHLSNNGVNIACLFQLFEVGLFFSLIIYYYDNFWVVAAAHSAWNFTQNITFGLLNSGIPSACSIFKLDEASNGFFYDTGFGVEGAWGTDILMAIAIIVIILMNRGKGERNDLWAHWEKHTRKKKISDAKPAVETTEN
- a CDS encoding alpha-N-arabinofuranosidase encodes the protein MSEHIFATNPIMPGFYPDPSICAVGEDYYLCNSTFAYFPGLSVMHSKDLVHWEQIGNVLDRHSQLPLEGADHSQGLFAPTIRYYNGVFYVICTNVTHGGNFIVTATSPEGPWSEPHYLKEADGIDPSLFFDDDGKCYYIGTHENPDGGAKYNGDWYIYIAEVDLENWCLKGEKKDVWNGALKGCIWPEGPHIYKENGYYYIMHAEGGTGPEHSVMICRSKEIWGPYVGNPKNPILTHRHLGKDYPIKYVGHGDIIKTPNGEWFMTMLAVRPLNRYTTMGRETFLAKFIWEDEWPVVNPGVGMLTEKVEIDLPAWDPEKDPTSYTCRTGHKNTIPGTDKDYKFAAMKELGDEFLFLRNYPDDMYKLDGEGLKLKAGKDDIKAVASPSYISIRQQHHHFTSTATFDASVLKAGESAGLVLMQNNLYNLRAEVIDGECKMILMQDGKDEVIGSTAASGTVNVSVVVDGLETKVICDGKDLGTASVANLSTEVAGGFVGCCIGVYASANGKDSDTYVNFTEFTYKAD
- a CDS encoding transcriptional regulator, TetR family; the protein is MPPRAKVTKEQIIDAALNIVREKGIEKVTAREVGKALDVSSRPVFTYYEGMDELKTDLFNKAMEIYGSYTNDIQTAQRPLQAFGYQTLRFIYEEPELFKMLTFPDTDKRGSSSLIGSRAVFEHTFEKIKRSVISSMDMTEHEARCFYEHLWIHLMGLGILIISGGLPYSEVEIQKMMSEECLAICKATKEISGFAGGDPDWGAEFAKVLKKKY